In one window of Oncorhynchus gorbuscha isolate QuinsamMale2020 ecotype Even-year unplaced genomic scaffold, OgorEven_v1.0 Un_scaffold_4235, whole genome shotgun sequence DNA:
- the LOC124028467 gene encoding fibroblast growth factor 8b-like, whose amino-acid sequence LLQFLALCFYTQNTVQSHSPPPNFKHHVNEQCRLSDRMSRRLIRTYQLYSRTSGKHVQVLGNKKVNAMGDDGAVHAKLVVETDTFGSRIRIKGAKTGYYICMNKTGKLIGKRKGRGKDCIFTEIVLENNYTALQNAKYEGWYMAFTRKGRPRKASRTKQHQREAHFMKRQPKGHLLGDAQPFDVLPLPVVPFHPRRTKHTHHHSSGAH is encoded by the exons GTTACTTCAGTTCTTAGCGCTGTGTTTTTACACACAG AACACAGTGCAGTCCCACTCCCCACCTCCTAATTTCAAGCACCATGTGAACGAGCAGTGCCGGTTGTCTGACCGGATGAGCCGCCGGTTGATTCGGACCTACCAGCTCTACAGCCGGACCAGCGGTAAACATGTCCAGGTTCTGGGTAATAAGAAAGTGAATGCCATGGGCGACGACGGAGCTGTGCACG CCAAACTTGTGGTGGAGACGGACACGTTTGGTAGTCGTATTCGGATAAAAGGGGCAAAGACGGGCTACTACATCTGCATGAACAAGACGGGGAAATTGATTGGCAAG CGGAAGGGTCGTGGTAAAGACTGCATCTTCACAGAGATCGTTCTGGAGAACAACTACACTGCTCTCCAGAACGCTAAATATGAGGGCTGGTACATGGCCTTCACGCGTAAAGGAAGGCCCCGCAAGGCCTCCAGGACCAAGCAACACCAGAGGGAGGCCCACTTCATGAAACGCCAGCCCAAGGGCCACCTCCTGGGTGACGCCCAGCCCTTTGatgtcctccccctccccgtgGTCCCCTTCCACCCCCGGAGGACTAAACATACCCATCACCACAGCTCAGGGGCCCactga